One window of the Diospyros lotus cultivar Yz01 chromosome 12, ASM1463336v1, whole genome shotgun sequence genome contains the following:
- the LOC127787566 gene encoding uncharacterized protein LOC127787566 encodes MDMKEAGSQRKLQLQELEELRLEAYENSRIYKEKTKAVHDKLIAKKEFNVGNKVLLYNSRLKLMPVEIMDGSTTKKFTVNGQRLKHFYEGFTEHTVEELSLLYLPPT; translated from the exons atGGACATGAAAGAAGCTGGTTCCCAGCGGAAGCTTCAATTGCAAGAActtgaggaattgaggttaGAGGCATATGAGAACTCCAGGATCTACAAGGAAAAGACCAAAGCTGTACACGACAAATTGATTGCCAAGAAGGAGTTCAACGTTGGCAATAAAGTCCTCCTCTACAATTCACGCCTAAAGCTGATGCCTG TTGAAATCATGGACGGGTCGACTACGAAGAAATTCACAGTCAATGGGCAGAGGCTTAAACATTTCTACGAGGGCTTTACAGAACACACAGTGGAGGAGCTATCTCTCTTGTACCTTCCTCCGACTTGA